One stretch of Streptomyces sp. R21 DNA includes these proteins:
- a CDS encoding LLM class F420-dependent oxidoreductase, with translation MDLRIFTEPQQGATYDTLLTVAKATEDLGFDAFFRSDHYLRMGSADGLPGPTDAWITLAGLARETKRIRLGTLMTAGTFRLPGVLAIQVAQVDQMSGGRVELGLGAGWFEEEHKAYGIPFPKEKFARLEEQLAIVTGLWATEVGETFSHHGTHYDLTDSPALPKPAQAKIPVLIGGHGATRTPRLAALYADEFNMPFGSIEDSERQFGRVRDAAEEAGRRGPDLTYSNALVACVGKNADEVSRRAAAIGRDVDELKANGLAGSPDEVVEKIGRYAEIGSQRLYLQILDLDDLDHLDLISSQVMSQLQ, from the coding sequence ATGGACCTTCGAATTTTCACCGAGCCCCAGCAAGGGGCGACCTACGACACCCTGCTCACCGTGGCGAAGGCCACCGAGGACCTCGGCTTCGACGCCTTCTTCCGCTCGGACCACTATCTCCGCATGGGCTCCGCCGACGGCCTCCCGGGTCCGACCGACGCCTGGATCACCCTGGCCGGGCTCGCCCGTGAGACCAAGCGCATCCGGCTCGGCACGCTGATGACCGCCGGCACCTTCCGGCTGCCCGGCGTTCTCGCCATCCAGGTCGCGCAGGTGGACCAGATGTCCGGCGGCCGGGTCGAACTGGGCCTGGGCGCGGGCTGGTTCGAGGAGGAGCACAAGGCGTACGGCATCCCGTTCCCCAAGGAGAAGTTCGCCCGCCTGGAGGAGCAGCTGGCGATCGTCACAGGACTGTGGGCGACCGAGGTCGGCGAGACGTTCAGCCACCACGGCACGCACTACGACCTGACCGACTCGCCCGCCCTGCCCAAGCCGGCCCAGGCGAAGATCCCGGTCCTCATCGGCGGCCATGGCGCGACCCGCACCCCGCGGCTCGCCGCCCTGTACGCGGACGAGTTCAACATGCCCTTCGGCTCGATCGAGGACAGCGAGCGCCAGTTCGGCCGGGTGCGCGACGCGGCGGAGGAGGCGGGCCGCAGGGGCCCCGACCTGACGTACTCGAACGCGCTGGTGGCCTGCGTCGGCAAGAACGCCGACGAGGTGTCGCGCCGGGCCGCCGCGATCGGCCGCGACGTCGACGAGCTGAAGGCGAACGGACTGGCGGGCTCCCCGGACGAGGTCGTCGAGAAGATCGGCCGGTACGCGGAGATCGGCTCCCAGCGGCTCTATCTCCAGATCCTCGACCTCGACGACCTCGACCACCTGGACCTGATCTCCTCCCAGGTGATGTCGCAGCTGCAGTAG
- a CDS encoding polynucleotide kinase-phosphatase produces MTNQAEPRVRTLPVTDLSLVVLVGASGSGKSTFARRHFKPTEVISSDFCRGLVADDENDQSASRDAFDVLHYIAGKRLAAGRRTVVDATNVQQDSRRQLIDLAKKYDVLPIAIVLDVPEEVCAERNAARTDRADMPRRVIQRHIRELRRSLRQLEREGFRKVHVLRGVEEIESAEVRTERRFNDLTHLTGPFDIIGDIHGCASELETLLGRLGYVDGAHPEARTAVFVGDLVDRGPDTPGVLRRVMSMVATGNALCVPGNHENKYGRYLKGRQVQHTHGLAETIEQMEGESDEFKQQVREFVDGLVSHYVLDGGRLVVCHAGLPERYHGRTSGRVRSHALYGDTTGETDEFGLPVRYPWAEDYRGRAAVVYGHTPVPTATWLNNTICLDTGAVFGGKLTALRWPERELVDVPAEKVWYEPTRPLASEAPGGHEGRPLDLADVHGRRAVETRHAGRVSVREENAAAALEVMSRFAIDPRLLPYLPPTMAPTATSHIEGYLEHPAEAFAQYKEDGVARVVCEEKHMGSRAVALVCRDADAARERFGVEGPTGALYTRTGRPLFDDAAVTEEILGRLRAAVAEAGLWEELDTNWLLLDAELMPWSLKASGLLRSQYAAVGAASGAVFPGVLAALEGAAGRGVDVADLLGKHRERAADAAAFTDAYRRYCWTTDGLDGVRLAPFQILAVQGRSLAALPHDEQLALIDRLVEHDGSGLLATTRRLYVDTGDAASVQAGVDWWLEMTVRGGEGMVVKPVGAVVRGENGRLVQPGIKCRGREYLRIIYGPEYTRPENLARLRGRFLNHKRSLAIREYALGLEALDRLAEGEPLWRVHEAVFGVLALESEPVDPRL; encoded by the coding sequence ATGACGAACCAGGCCGAACCCCGGGTGCGCACCCTGCCCGTCACCGACCTCTCCCTCGTGGTCCTCGTCGGCGCCTCCGGCTCCGGCAAGTCCACCTTCGCGCGACGGCACTTCAAGCCGACCGAGGTCATCTCCAGCGACTTCTGCCGCGGCCTGGTCGCCGACGACGAGAACGACCAGAGCGCCAGCCGGGACGCCTTCGACGTGCTGCACTACATCGCGGGCAAGCGTCTCGCGGCGGGACGGCGCACCGTCGTCGACGCGACCAACGTGCAGCAGGACAGCCGCCGTCAGCTGATCGACCTCGCCAAGAAGTACGACGTGCTGCCGATCGCCATCGTGCTCGACGTGCCCGAGGAGGTGTGCGCCGAACGCAACGCCGCCCGCACCGACCGCGCCGACATGCCGCGCCGCGTCATCCAGCGCCACATCCGTGAACTCCGCCGCTCGCTACGGCAGTTGGAGCGCGAGGGTTTCAGGAAGGTGCACGTCCTGCGGGGCGTCGAGGAGATCGAGAGCGCCGAGGTCCGCACCGAGAGGCGCTTCAACGACCTGACCCACCTCACCGGACCGTTCGACATCATCGGCGACATCCACGGCTGCGCCTCCGAGCTGGAGACCCTGCTCGGCAGGCTCGGCTACGTCGACGGGGCGCACCCGGAAGCCCGTACGGCCGTCTTCGTCGGCGACCTCGTCGACCGGGGCCCGGACACCCCCGGTGTACTGCGCCGGGTGATGTCCATGGTCGCGACGGGCAACGCCCTGTGCGTCCCGGGCAACCACGAGAACAAGTACGGGCGTTACCTCAAGGGCCGCCAGGTCCAGCACACGCACGGACTCGCCGAGACCATCGAGCAGATGGAGGGGGAGAGCGACGAGTTCAAGCAGCAGGTACGGGAGTTCGTCGACGGGCTGGTCAGCCACTACGTCCTCGACGGCGGGCGTCTCGTCGTCTGCCACGCCGGTCTGCCCGAGCGCTACCACGGCCGCACCTCGGGCCGGGTGCGCTCGCACGCGCTGTACGGCGACACGACCGGCGAGACCGACGAGTTCGGGCTGCCGGTGCGCTACCCGTGGGCGGAGGACTACCGGGGCCGGGCGGCAGTGGTGTACGGCCACACACCCGTGCCCACGGCCACATGGCTGAACAACACCATCTGCCTCGACACGGGCGCTGTGTTCGGCGGCAAGCTGACCGCGCTGCGCTGGCCTGAGCGCGAGCTGGTCGACGTACCGGCCGAGAAGGTCTGGTACGAGCCGACCAGGCCGCTGGCCTCCGAGGCGCCCGGCGGGCACGAGGGGCGGCCGCTCGACCTGGCGGACGTGCACGGGCGCCGGGCGGTGGAGACCCGGCACGCCGGGCGGGTCTCCGTCCGCGAGGAGAACGCGGCCGCGGCCCTGGAGGTCATGAGCCGCTTCGCGATCGACCCCCGGCTGCTGCCGTATCTGCCCCCGACCATGGCACCGACCGCGACCTCGCACATCGAGGGCTACCTGGAGCACCCGGCGGAAGCCTTCGCGCAGTACAAGGAGGACGGGGTCGCGCGCGTCGTGTGCGAGGAGAAGCACATGGGGTCGCGGGCGGTGGCGCTGGTCTGCCGTGACGCGGACGCGGCGCGCGAGCGGTTCGGGGTCGAAGGGCCCACGGGGGCGCTGTACACGCGCACCGGGCGGCCCTTATTCGACGACGCCGCCGTCACCGAGGAGATCCTCGGGCGGCTGCGGGCCGCTGTCGCGGAGGCAGGTCTCTGGGAGGAGCTCGACACCAACTGGCTTCTGCTGGACGCCGAGTTGATGCCCTGGTCGCTGAAGGCGTCCGGGCTGCTGCGCTCGCAGTACGCCGCCGTGGGTGCCGCGTCCGGGGCCGTGTTCCCGGGGGTGCTCGCCGCGCTCGAAGGGGCAGCGGGACGGGGTGTTGATGTGGCGGACCTCCTTGGCAAGCACCGCGAACGGGCCGCCGACGCCGCCGCGTTCACCGACGCGTACCGGCGCTACTGCTGGACGACGGACGGCCTGGACGGGGTGCGGCTTGCCCCCTTCCAGATCCTCGCCGTCCAGGGGCGCAGCCTCGCCGCGCTCCCGCACGACGAACAGCTGGCGCTGATCGACCGGCTCGTCGAGCACGACGGCAGCGGGCTGCTGGCGACCACGCGGCGGCTCTACGTCGACACCGGGGATGCGGCGTCCGTACAGGCCGGCGTCGACTGGTGGCTGGAGATGACCGTGCGCGGGGGCGAGGGCATGGTCGTCAAGCCGGTCGGGGCGGTGGTGCGCGGGGAGAACGGACGGCTCGTGCAGCCCGGCATCAAGTGCCGCGGGCGGGAGTACCTGCGGATCATCTACGGGCCGGAGTACACCCGGCCCGAGAACCTCGCTCGGCTGCGGGGGCGGTTCCTGAACCACAAGCGGTCGCTCGCGATCCGGGAGTACGCGCTCGGGCTGGAGGCGTTGGACCGGCTGGCGGAGGGGGAGCCGCTGTGGCGGGTGCATGAAGCGGTGTTCGGGGTGCTGGCGTTGGAGAGCGAGCCGGTGGATCCTCGACTGTGA
- a CDS encoding DUF6099 family protein, translating to MDAVRLIMASRGALAESGDTREVLAEVWQAQSLAQAIGSRFAVSGPPELRGEALGLTELAGRGCGVLEAPTVDVKTLRAAQLTELGDAREALLCLGGLLGEVGIALVGVACAADDEATYWQCMEAIDAADESRDRVLEMLRRLAARDQEVRERDSA from the coding sequence ATGGACGCAGTGCGGCTCATCATGGCGAGCAGAGGTGCCCTGGCGGAGAGCGGCGACACACGGGAGGTGCTGGCGGAGGTCTGGCAGGCGCAGTCCCTGGCCCAGGCGATAGGCAGCCGCTTCGCGGTCTCCGGCCCACCCGAACTGCGCGGCGAGGCGCTGGGTCTGACCGAGCTGGCGGGCAGAGGCTGCGGCGTCCTCGAAGCCCCCACCGTCGACGTCAAGACGTTACGAGCCGCCCAGCTCACCGAGTTGGGCGACGCCCGCGAGGCCCTGCTCTGCCTGGGCGGCCTCCTCGGCGAGGTCGGCATAGCCCTGGTCGGCGTCGCCTGCGCCGCGGACGACGAGGCGACGTACTGGCAGTGCATGGAGGCGATCGACGCGGCGGACGAGTCCAGGGACCGGGTCCTGGAGATGCTGAGACGCCTGGCGGCGAGGGATCAGGAGGTCAGGGAGCGGGATTCGGCGTAG
- a CDS encoding 3' terminal RNA ribose 2'-O-methyltransferase Hen1, whose protein sequence is MFLTISATGTPQRPATDLGLLLHKHPDKAQAFSTSYGKAHVLYPEASVERCTAALLLEVDAVALVRRGKGKGRGGAPDAALAQYVNDRPYAASSLLAVALSAVFSSAMKGQCAARPELPALALPLRIEVPALPARGGADLVRKLFEPLGWTVTVEAVALDPEFPEWGDSRYVRLVLESERLTLAEALRHLYVLLPVLDDAKHYWVSSDEVDKLLRAGEGWLPDHPEQQLITSRYLSRRWSLTREAMERLELVRLAEADDSEVEEIDNAVEEQPEGEAAQDAADAEEKAVPLALQRRDAILAALHASGAGRVLDLGCGQGQLVQALLKDPRFTEIVGVDVSMRALTIASRRLKLDRMGERQAARVQLFQGSLAYTDKRLKGYDAAVLSEVVEHLDLPRLPALEYAVFGSARPRTVLVTTPNVEYNVRWETLPAGHTRHGDHRFEWTREEFRGWAHTVAERHGYGVEFVPVGPDDPEVGPPTQMAVFSVKDTLNNPTAKEEKAA, encoded by the coding sequence GTGTTCCTGACGATCAGTGCCACAGGCACCCCACAGCGCCCCGCGACCGATCTCGGCCTTCTGCTGCACAAGCATCCCGACAAGGCGCAGGCGTTCTCGACGTCCTACGGCAAGGCGCACGTCCTCTACCCCGAGGCGTCCGTCGAGCGGTGCACGGCCGCGCTGCTGCTGGAGGTCGACGCGGTGGCGCTGGTGCGGCGGGGCAAGGGCAAGGGGCGTGGCGGGGCACCGGACGCGGCGCTCGCGCAGTACGTCAACGACCGCCCCTACGCGGCCTCGTCGCTGCTCGCCGTCGCCCTGAGCGCCGTGTTCTCCAGCGCGATGAAGGGGCAGTGCGCCGCGCGGCCCGAACTGCCCGCGCTTGCGCTCCCGCTCCGCATCGAGGTGCCCGCACTCCCCGCACGTGGTGGCGCGGACCTCGTGCGGAAGCTCTTCGAGCCGCTGGGCTGGACGGTGACGGTCGAGGCCGTGGCGCTGGACCCGGAGTTCCCCGAGTGGGGCGACTCGCGGTATGTGCGGCTCGTACTGGAGTCGGAGCGGCTGACCCTGGCCGAGGCGCTGCGGCACCTCTATGTGCTGCTGCCGGTGCTCGACGACGCCAAGCACTACTGGGTGTCCTCCGACGAGGTCGACAAGTTGCTGCGGGCCGGTGAGGGCTGGCTGCCCGACCACCCGGAGCAGCAGCTGATCACCAGCCGTTATCTGTCGCGTCGCTGGTCGCTGACGCGTGAGGCGATGGAGCGGCTCGAACTCGTACGGCTCGCCGAGGCGGACGACAGCGAGGTCGAGGAGATCGACAACGCGGTCGAAGAGCAGCCGGAGGGCGAAGCGGCACAGGACGCCGCTGATGCCGAGGAGAAGGCCGTGCCGCTCGCTCTGCAGCGGCGCGACGCGATCCTCGCCGCGCTGCACGCCTCGGGCGCCGGCCGGGTTCTCGATCTCGGCTGCGGACAGGGCCAGTTGGTGCAGGCGCTGCTGAAGGACCCGCGGTTCACCGAGATCGTCGGCGTGGACGTGTCGATGCGCGCGCTCACCATCGCCTCGCGGCGGCTCAAGCTGGACCGCATGGGCGAGCGGCAGGCCGCGCGGGTGCAGCTCTTCCAGGGCTCGCTCGCATACACCGACAAGAGGCTCAAGGGCTACGACGCCGCCGTGCTCAGCGAGGTCGTCGAGCACCTCGACCTGCCACGGCTGCCCGCCCTGGAGTATGCGGTGTTCGGCTCGGCCCGCCCGAGGACCGTCCTCGTGACGACGCCGAACGTCGAGTACAACGTCCGCTGGGAGACCCTCCCGGCCGGGCACACCCGGCACGGCGACCACCGCTTCGAGTGGACGCGCGAGGAGTTCCGCGGCTGGGCGCACACGGTGGCCGAACGGCACGGCTACGGCGTGGAGTTCGTGCCCGTCGGCCCGGACGACCCCGAGGTGGGGCCGCCGACCCAGATGGCCGTCTTCAGCGTGAAGGACACCCTGAACAACCCGACCGCGAAGGAGGAGAAGGCCGCATGA